A region of the Gammaproteobacteria bacterium genome:
TATCGCCTTGTATGCGATTGCCAGCATTATGTATATGCTGATTGGTTATAGCACAATGTATCCGGGTGATGCCGCTATTAGTGCTCTGTGGCCAGGTCTAGGTGGTGTTCTGGGTCTTGCAGATAACAGTGCTGCATCCGTTACATCGGGTGCTGATGGTGCACCTTATTACTCGGTATTATCCGATTTCTTCTTTCAGGTTGTTTTTGTTGCGACAGCGATGTCTATCGTATCCGGTGCCATTGCTGAGCGTATGAAGCTGTGGTCATTCCTGGTATTTGCTGTGGTGATGACGGGTTTCATCTATCCAGTACAGGGTTATTGGAAATGGGGCGGTGGCTTCCTGGATCAACTGGGATTCCTGGATTTTGCAGGTTCTGGTGTGGTTCATCTTTGTGGTGCCGCTGCGGCTCTGGCGGGTGTTTTGCTGCTAGGTGCTCGTAAGGGTAAATACAGTGAAAATGGTGAGGTTCATCCTATTCCGGGTGCCAATCTACCCATGGCAACTTTAGGTACCTTTATCCTGTGGTTGGGCTGGTTTGGTTTCAATGGTGGTTCTCAGTTACAGATAACAGGCGTAGAAAATGCCAATGCGGTGGCTCTGATCTTTGTTAATACCAATGCGGCTGCTGCCGGTGGTGTGGTTGCTGCCATGCTGGCTGCGCGTATGTTGTTTGGTAAGACGGATCTGACCATGGCATTGAATGGTGCGCTGGCAGGTCTGGTTGCTATTACGGCTGAACCCTTAACGCCAACGCCTTTACTGGCTACCATGATTGGTGCGATTGGTGGTGTTCTGGTGGTGTTCTCAATCGTGAGCATGGATAAGTTCCGTATTGATGATCCTGTCGGTGCAATCTCGGTGCATGGTGTCGTGGGTATGTGGGGTCTGATAGCGGTTGTGTTATCAAACCCTGATGCGACGCTGGTTGCTCAGTTAACTGGTTTGGCGACTATCTTTGTCTGGACCTTTGTCATGAGCCTGATTGTTTGGGGCGTGATCAAGGCGGTCATGGGTATCCGTGTTAGTGAAGAAGAGGAATATGATGGTGTGGATCTGGCCGAATGTGGTCTGGAAGCCTATCCTGAGTTTACCAATAAGTAGTTATATCTCTGCCATGGATGGTCAGCGGGCGCCTTGTGCGCCCGTTTTTATTGACAACAAGGAATAATAACTGATAGAATTAGTCAGGTATTATTTGAAATTAGATAGGTGATGGAAATGGAAGTTGAAGTAAATGGTAAAACCATTGAATTAAGCGAAGCCGGTTGGTTATTAAACCTGGATGAGTGGAATGAAGATCTTGCGGTTGAGGTTGCAAAGAACGAGAATGTGCCTGAGATGACGGATGAGCACTGGGATATCGTGAATACAGCCCGCGAGTTATTTGTTGAAAATGGCGTTGTCTCTGAGCCACGTGCCTTTAGCAAGATTATGAAGGGTAAATTTGGCAAGGATCGTAGTAGTCAGAAATATATCTATTCCCTGTTTCCTACGGGCCTGATCAAGTGTGCTAACAAGATTGCCGGTTTACCGCGTCCGAAGGGGTGTAGTTAAGCCTTCGCTTTACGCATACTGTGTTACATTGAAGGGGCGA
Encoded here:
- a CDS encoding ammonium transporter, whose translation is MEGLSEVSYALDTFYFLVMGALVMWMAAGFSMLEAGLVRAKNTAEILTKNIALYAIASIMYMLIGYSTMYPGDAAISALWPGLGGVLGLADNSAASVTSGADGAPYYSVLSDFFFQVVFVATAMSIVSGAIAERMKLWSFLVFAVVMTGFIYPVQGYWKWGGGFLDQLGFLDFAGSGVVHLCGAAAALAGVLLLGARKGKYSENGEVHPIPGANLPMATLGTFILWLGWFGFNGGSQLQITGVENANAVALIFVNTNAAAAGGVVAAMLAARMLFGKTDLTMALNGALAGLVAITAEPLTPTPLLATMIGAIGGVLVVFSIVSMDKFRIDDPVGAISVHGVVGMWGLIAVVLSNPDATLVAQLTGLATIFVWTFVMSLIVWGVIKAVMGIRVSEEEEYDGVDLAECGLEAYPEFTNK
- a CDS encoding TusE/DsrC/DsvC family sulfur relay protein encodes the protein MEVEVNGKTIELSEAGWLLNLDEWNEDLAVEVAKNENVPEMTDEHWDIVNTARELFVENGVVSEPRAFSKIMKGKFGKDRSSQKYIYSLFPTGLIKCANKIAGLPRPKGCS